AGCTCCATAAATGGTGATGTCCGACAATTCAAATATTTAATTCACTTTAATTATATTGGCAAAGAATTTTTGTGTTGCCGTCTTTCTGACCAATGAACAGATGAAGACCTTTTCAGCACTACGCACCCCTCAGCCGACTTTGTTTAATGAGACCATAGGCTTTCCTTGGTGCTCTAATATGGAGATTGAGGTGGCCATTGTAGATTAATGGAGTCAGCCACAAGAGGGCGTGCGCTGCAGTAATTTTATCACTGGTAAGTGTGTGATGCAAAGCAGAGTGCCTAAAAATCCTCCTTGTCCGAGATAAAATCACTGAAACACATGCTCTCGAGTGGcttattgtttttataaaaactCCCTCAAAGATATGATCGAATCCAGCattcaataaataattgaacttgttattaataatatttgctAAACAATTGCTATGCCATGCAGTGTAGTCTGTTAACAGTAAGatttggttgctaagcaacataatGGGCAAAGATTTTGATATTTTATGCAGAGAACAACGGCACAAGTCTTAGTTTAGTGTAGTATAAGTTTATTAACCATTAACACACAATTAAATGATTTTGATGCGGTCACAGGTGTACATATGTATTGAGGATTTTACAAAGATTTTGAATTcggctcagccaatcagatttgagtttTATAAATTTGGTTTTTGTGTTTCTCTGGTCACGTTGTGGACGTATGATTGTGAGAATAGTTTTGTAggatacagtggatataaaagatctacacacccctgttaaaatggcaggtttttgtgatgtaaaagaatgaaactaagataaatcatgtcagatcttttcccacgtttaatgtaaaattgcaaagtatacaaataaattgagaaaaaaaaaacaatcaaaaactttttttttacggGATAAAAGAGTCTTTTTTGCAACGTTTTTCTGCTCTTTCTTGCAATGTTTCTTTCAAAACATTCTATCAAATTGCAAGGGCTTCTTCTgtgcacagcctgcttcaggtcaccccacagatggTGGATTCAGTactagttggattcaggtctggactatagctaggtcattcaaaaacattgatcttctctTGGTTAAGCCATTGGGTCAACGTTGTGCTAAAAGGTGACATTCCTTTTCATCTCCAGCTTACTAGCAGGAGATCAACtgatatttgtagctattcCTGATTcactccaccttgataaaagccccagctctggctgaagaaaagccgatgctgccaccaccgtgcttcattTCACATGGCgtttttaatgctttatttCCCTCTCTATTCCAGAAAAGAGCAATTCCCCGTTGCAAGTTTTCTCCTGCTCCTGGTGTCCACTTTTATATACATCCGAAACATCCCTCAGCGAACACATCAAGCGATGCCACTGTGAAGAATCGGAGATGCCACAGAAAACAGTCGAGACAACAAGCTCTACTAGTCAGCAAAAGTCTTCTGCTACTCTCTGCATTAACACCTCTGGCACCcaccttcagaaaaaagtcTTCCAATGCTCAAATTGTGAAAAAAGTTTTTCTCACCTGAGTAATTTCCAAATACACATGCGCGTCCACaccggagagaagccgtatcggTGTTCCGAGTGCGGGAAAAGTTTCGCTCAACAGAACAATCTTCAGTCACATCAACGCATTCACGCGGGCGAGAAGCCGTATCAGTGTTCGCAgtgcgggaagagttttaatcgaGAGGACAACCTCCGAATTCACCGGCGCATCcatacaggagagaaaccgtacTGCTGCGGAGTGTGTCCCAAGAGTTTTGCTCACCGGAGCGCTCTTCGAATACACCGGCGCgtccacacaggagagaagccgtatcagtgTCCGCACTGCCCGAAGAGTTTTTCTCAACTGACTCATCTGCAACAGCACAAGCTCACGCACAACAGGGAAAAGCCGTACCAGTGTTTAAGCTGTAAGAAGTGTTTTACTCAGCAATGCTATCTCCAAGCACACCAGCGCATacacacgggagagaagccgtattgCTGTACGCACtgcgggaagagttttacacaCCGGAGCACCCTGCGGCGACACGGGCGCGTTCACACCGGAGACAAGCCGTATCAGTGCTCGCACTGCGAAAAGAGCTTCTCTCACATGAGCACGTTCCAGATACACCAGCGTactcacacaggagagaagccgtgcGAGTGTTCGGAGTGCGGGAAACGTTTTACGCACCGACAAGCCCTGCTACAACACCAGCGCACTCACACAGGACAGAAGCCGTATCGCTGCTCGCAGTGCGAGAAGAGTTTCCGTAACCAGAGTCATCTCCGACGACACCAGCGCactcacacaggagaaaagccacATTACTGCTCAcggtgtgggcggagcttctgtcATGCAAGTATGTTTAAGACACACAAGTGCGTTGGCATGGAGACGTCAGCTCTTCCCTAATGAATTACAGATCACGAAATCAAATATCAGAGTACTCTTGTAGGCAAGACATTTATTctgttacattattattattattattattattattattattattattattgaacgTTTGTAGTTACTCAGTTGACATGCAGCAGGAAGCATTGCCATCTCTCAGAGTTCAGGTTACTAAATGTGAGGAGTTTATGAGGGAGTATATACGGGTGCTTTAACACGTTACATGTAATTAAAATGGAAATGCCACCAGTTTTGTCACAACGGCACACTTCCGAAGTAAAAAGCACTGAGTGATGGTCAGCGTTTATGTTTTCTACCATCCTCTCAGGTCGCACATTGGGGAGCGAGTGagaattatataataaacacGGAGGACgtctggttaaaaaaataaaaaataaatataaatataaaattaatgtatcgtgttgccttcttgagcatcagtgaacgtttgcaccttttgtaatagtcgtgtatgagacgagtccctcagtcgtcctcagtgagaaaagatggatctcaacatcatatagtcgctgttaaaaggaaagggctcaaatctgcagaagatgctggaaaagtaaagaatgtgcaggacttggaggatttctctgaagaacagtggggagtttaactgctcaggacaaacaagggactcgtgaagaactatcacaaaacattgatcatccaggtaacgacacacaggattaagaatcaagcgtgtgtaaacttttgaactggttcatttgtgtaaagtCACTCATTATTGTGTCTTGAGAACTATATGTAAAAATCCGTTTtgaaaaattattaacattttgcagctCATATATATAGAGGCGTATcatgcgctctgaccccaacctacTAACATGCTgtggtatgcgaagaaaagaatttcactgtgctgtaatgtatatgtgactaataaagactcattatatataGTGAGTGAAATTTTCTATTCACCACATCATAAGTACATTTACGACATGTTGAATAGAAATTTTCATGGCCAATATTTTACTGTTGGAATTAATCCTCTCTTTAACTGTGATCCAACGCCAAAGTGAAAACAGTCCACCTCCTCATCACCTCTGAATTTTTTCATCTTTcttgccaataataataataataataattttacatgtacactgtaaagccggataagttcatttaactcaaaaaatttgaagaAACCAAttacctaaaaaaaattaaggtgaTAAATCTCTTTAAGCCAAATGCACTTAAATTACAAAGCTTgagttacatttttgttatatttaagtagggctgcacgattatggccaaaatgataatcccgattattttaatcaatattgagatctcgattatttatcacgattattaattgatttgaGTGACATAATAttcttattgtactttcacatttattaaattttctcatgccacaatataacacacaagtaggcatgagataacttgagctggtcaattatgacagaatttaggaacatagtgtgagccatgacacattaatttaccttctgataaactaaatttaatattttcagttcattttacagactgtatgcaaaaaaacaaatgttaacCTTTTCCACCTTGTaaagaaatacaataaacatcaatgttcagtctttgaagtctgctcctcttaaatatatttaaagctacactattagacattttccactgtcatggttctgggctggagtcagttctcgaaccgctctgtgtatattgtgtatatatctgaataatctcatataggatgtgattgggtgagttcatttacccatcagatgcaaagcgctttagtttaatggtgttcattactgatgctcccatcaggatttttacagatgatatgatccagataccaatctttttttgtttaaactttaatcaggaggtcataaacagttaaatgtaagctctctgctcgtgGTCattgttaattgagttaaaataatagcaatgagaaactTATGGTTAATTgacaaacaagcataaaatatttatttttaaatatcttaaaaacagtaaagaatcctaattaagagtagactaacacaaaaaatgatccatattaggaaaaaggctaatagttttctaaggaaatagcgaactaagcttaatgtcaaattgatattaaatgcaacccatagtaattaaacattatttcatttctcattttatttatattttatgaaattatatctatttttttatattaagtgatttatttataattaagcacattttctgtctttacattttaatagttttatttttgtttgtttatcactTTTAGATGggtttccccagtacagtgCTCCATGTCTGCTGTTAATTGGGTATTTTGGGAGGGATAAATCAAAACATGTCAACTgatgttgacttttctagtgatatctggcaaccgtgagtttaaatgaagtgaattacgGTTAGTGAAGGAGAGTGTCCAGTGtcctgtatgtttacagactgaacagttgctactcttgattatgattggtgaggaattttttaataaagaagtttgaattaaacccaccttgtagcattagcattattaataatttactcCGCGCGGAGCCGCTGTTTCTACACGAGCAGCTCACAGTAGCGGTTCAGGTCATCttgtgggatcaataaaagatggcggttgtgagatcgggaagttgaagcGGATGATGTAGAGAGTTACTTGTCagcataatggcttctctgcagtatttacacacttgttcggttgactgagagGAGATggaaagcagtgtgaaagtaactgtagatgcattttggacttcctgtagtttttattccgattgtattctACAACTCTGAACAGGTTACTCGCACCgttgcgaataaatatttattcacagtcgcacaaaatacttttcagtcacaaatgcgagtgaaatggtcgcactgtagagccctgagtttatctgcaaaaaaATTTTTCCGTTTGGCgcgatgacgtttaatgtccccgacaacctctgtagtgccattcaGCAGCATGTTAATGTCGTGATTTCTCCTCGCGCAAAGtgctggagctcgaagcgaaaCTGGCCGCTAGAGGGCTGAAATCCTAACTCCGTTTCGGGGTTTTGGcgctacaaaatgacgtcaccCCTGCTctgctctatggtgattggctgtaagtgtaggaagcgcttgatttgatctggagttttctatgagcggaggacgaactttaaacgttaatatcgaagtcgatcatgttcatttaatcgtgggcagtcaaaatcgtaatcgcgatcgatattcgattaattgtgcagccctattaTACACATTCGTGAAATACATGACCTAGACTATGGAATGTGAGGACATATAATACAAGTgtgtacaaacattacattGGTGGCACACAGAGAGATCAATTGCAGATGCTCAAgttgagccaaaaaaaaaagagcagctcAACCCAGCTTGTGAGGGATTGTGCAATCCGAGAGGAGGCTCAGCTCGTCGTTGCCTCCCTTCGTGTCTTTCCCCGTATTTGaacaggaaaatacacaaattcaGCAATACTGACTATAAAAATCATTGTAATGATTGGAATCATAcgataattacatttttatcacAGATCAGtggacaaatatttatttatttatttttaatcatgatttgttttttacatttcacacacccCCTCTGACTGCACTATCAGTAGTCAGGACACTGATCAGggctgacctgtgtgtgtgcagaggtTGCATGTTTGCATGCCAATCTCCACATATGGGTAGCTGTTATGCGGGAAAATCTGTCTTCCATTGACTCTAGAGattctatatttatattaggATCAAAACACAGTCTCTATTAAGTATAATTTAGCATTAGATAGATATGAAATGTAAGGACAATCAGAAAGATAAGAAAAAATCGGTACCAtttattaatacaaaaaaattggTTCACATTAGTTACATTCATAAGAGCTGGTTAATGCTGCATTCACATCATATGAGAAAAACTGTAATTCCCAATTTCCTATTGAGAACCTTTAAGGACAGCTGTTAATGTGAGTAGCAATTCCAAGCTTTGGGAGCTTTCCCAAACCAGTAGTGAGGCAATGGACTGCATAATCATGCCACACATCCAATGAAATAaggaattacatttttttattttaatttattctcATTATGAATTACAGCCAGTAAATTGCACCACCCTCTTTTGGGCTGTTAAAATGGAGGAAGATGTTCACTtatttaacacaaacacaatcatatGCTAATGTTATCTAAtgttagataataataataataaaaactacagCTTGGCCTTGTTGAGAGGCGTGCGTCGCTGTATATTGAGCAGAAGCTC
This genomic interval from Ictalurus punctatus breed USDA103 chromosome 23, Coco_2.0, whole genome shotgun sequence contains the following:
- the LOC108256119 gene encoding zinc finger protein 501; translation: MRYVNCARNGEEHNLVAFQYGGGILYRCSRPINPGQELLVWYEEEYARRLGLVFEYFWNIKSSINEKSNSPLQVFSCSWCPLLYTSETSLSEHIKRCHCEESEMPQKTVETTSSTSQQKSSATLCINTSGTHLQKKVFQCSNCEKSFSHLSNFQIHMRVHTGEKPYRCSECGKSFAQQNNLQSHQRIHAGEKPYQCSQCGKSFNREDNLRIHRRIHTGEKPYCCGVCPKSFAHRSALRIHRRVHTGEKPYQCPHCPKSFSQLTHLQQHKLTHNREKPYQCLSCKKCFTQQCYLQAHQRIHTGEKPYCCTHCGKSFTHRSTLRRHGRVHTGDKPYQCSHCEKSFSHMSTFQIHQRTHTGEKPCECSECGKRFTHRQALLQHQRTHTGQKPYRCSQCEKSFRNQSHLRRHQRTHTGEKPHYCSRCGRSFCHASMFKTHKCVGMETSALP